A portion of the Sulfuricurvum kujiense DSM 16994 genome contains these proteins:
- the asnB gene encoding asparagine synthase (glutamine-hydrolyzing) yields MCGIAGFISKNKDYNAQKIVQEMLDRGVHRGPDQSGLATYQDTTIGMVRLSIIDTVEHTIPYEDSSGNFAIVYNGEIYNHQEIRKNLKYYTFLTNSDTETAMVSFIDKGINAFKEYNGMYAFALHDKKKNETYIVRDKVGEKPLYYVKTKDFFAFASEIKSLMGLVEPKLNDKAVSYRAYEFTTGKETLFKDIYLLEPGEYIHVKNNKATIKSYWKIWDHPIDVPDNEAKILSSLAELVEDSILLRTQNSAHAFGAFVSGGIDSSLVACIAKPDHLYTAHYDYSDFNELDYAKLVAKQLKKKLIIVEPTKDDFLRTQEQIAYHLDTPCTWTSFTLWALMERISQDGLKVMLTGDGADEVFGGYHRYHLLHHDEQIHTLEAMKEYSYLINRYYGSPVERYTKLVNRSENPYDTKVLKFLNESIGFYFEKMQKDVVHAMGLNDFYSTMQVLLQMSDRVSMAFSIENRSPFLDYRLIQFAFSMPSKYKIKNGITKWALKEVARKFIPKEICDRVDKRGFSAPVNKWFEWDKNGKYNRSAYKNISFDNWKKVYGVH; encoded by the coding sequence ATGTGTGGAATAGCCGGTTTTATCAGCAAAAATAAAGATTACAATGCACAAAAGATCGTCCAAGAGATGTTGGATCGGGGCGTACATAGGGGGCCTGACCAATCCGGATTGGCAACGTATCAAGACACCACTATCGGTATGGTCAGGCTCTCCATCATCGATACCGTCGAACACACTATCCCCTATGAAGACAGCAGCGGCAATTTTGCAATCGTCTACAACGGTGAAATTTACAACCACCAAGAGATCCGAAAAAATCTTAAATACTATACTTTTTTGACCAATTCTGACACCGAAACAGCAATGGTAAGCTTCATCGACAAAGGGATCAACGCTTTTAAAGAATACAACGGCATGTATGCATTCGCACTGCATGATAAAAAGAAAAACGAAACCTATATCGTACGGGACAAGGTGGGAGAAAAACCGCTCTACTACGTCAAGACTAAAGATTTTTTCGCATTTGCCAGCGAAATCAAATCTCTTATGGGGCTAGTTGAACCGAAATTGAACGATAAAGCGGTCTCCTACAGAGCCTATGAATTCACAACAGGCAAGGAGACCCTTTTCAAGGATATCTATCTCCTTGAGCCGGGTGAGTATATCCATGTCAAAAACAATAAAGCCACCATCAAGAGCTATTGGAAAATATGGGATCACCCTATCGATGTTCCGGATAACGAGGCAAAAATTCTGAGTTCTCTTGCCGAATTGGTCGAAGATTCCATCCTGCTCCGAACACAAAACAGCGCCCATGCGTTCGGAGCGTTCGTCAGCGGTGGGATAGACAGTTCTTTGGTAGCGTGCATCGCCAAACCGGATCATCTTTATACGGCACATTACGATTACAGCGACTTTAATGAACTCGATTACGCCAAACTCGTCGCCAAGCAGCTCAAGAAAAAGCTTATCATTGTCGAACCGACCAAAGACGATTTCCTCCGGACCCAAGAACAGATCGCTTACCATTTGGACACTCCCTGCACCTGGACGAGCTTTACTCTATGGGCGCTGATGGAGCGGATCAGCCAAGACGGTCTCAAAGTGATGTTGACCGGAGATGGGGCGGATGAAGTATTTGGAGGGTATCATCGATATCACCTACTCCATCACGATGAACAGATTCATACTCTCGAAGCGATGAAAGAGTACAGCTATTTAATTAACCGTTATTACGGCTCGCCGGTTGAACGTTATACCAAGCTCGTCAACCGCTCGGAGAACCCGTATGACACGAAGGTGCTGAAATTTTTAAACGAAAGCATCGGATTCTATTTTGAAAAGATGCAAAAAGACGTTGTCCACGCCATGGGGCTCAACGATTTTTACAGTACGATGCAGGTGCTGCTGCAGATGTCCGATCGGGTTTCCATGGCGTTCAGTATCGAAAACCGTTCGCCGTTTCTGGATTATCGGCTGATTCAATTCGCTTTCTCGATGCCGTCCAAATACAAAATCAAAAACGGCATTACGAAATGGGCACTCAAAGAGGTAGCCCGAAAATTTATCCCCAAAGAGATATGCGACCGTGTGGACAAAAGGGGATTTTCAGCTCCGGTCAACAAATGGTTCGAATGGGATAAAAACGGAAAATACAATCGAAGCGCCTACAAAAACATCTCTTTCGACAATTGGAAAAAGGTATATGGAGTTCACTGA
- the metK gene encoding methionine adenosyltransferase — MYLFTSEVVSPGHPDKCADIIADSIVDRLIIGDPKSRVASEVFVAGKHVIIGGEVTSAVQLSTKEYKHIALDALKKIGYNGHPHFTREECLHPDDVEVQVLLNRQSPDINQGVDQSDGETGAGDQGIMFGYADCETANYMPSAITYARMLMEKVYHYALAHPHKLGVDIKTQVTMDYGCKDNFETCNPQAIHTIVVSAPCVNTMNIEQVRELIMELILDTGLPTNLFDPKECIIHINPTGKYVSHSSLHDSGLTGRKLIVDSFGGYAPIGGGAQSSKDYTKVDRSGLYAGRWIAKHIVAAGLAKKAIVQISYAIGVAKPTSVAVDTCGTCIEGLNDDILSSFVHDNFALTPNWITRKFDLDHPSEETFLYADVASRGQVGQSDYPWEKLDEIDKFKAIKT, encoded by the coding sequence ATGTATCTATTCACCTCTGAAGTCGTTAGCCCGGGGCACCCTGACAAATGTGCCGATATCATTGCCGACAGCATTGTTGATCGTCTTATTATCGGAGATCCTAAAAGCCGTGTTGCCAGCGAAGTATTTGTAGCCGGCAAACATGTCATCATCGGCGGTGAAGTCACTTCTGCCGTTCAACTCAGCACAAAAGAGTATAAGCATATCGCTCTTGATGCTCTTAAAAAAATCGGATACAACGGTCATCCCCATTTTACCCGTGAAGAGTGCCTTCATCCCGATGATGTAGAGGTACAGGTACTTCTTAACCGGCAATCACCCGATATCAATCAGGGGGTTGATCAAAGTGATGGCGAAACCGGTGCGGGGGACCAGGGGATTATGTTCGGGTATGCCGATTGCGAAACGGCCAACTATATGCCAAGTGCGATTACGTACGCGCGGATGTTGATGGAGAAAGTATATCATTACGCCCTAGCCCACCCTCATAAGCTCGGTGTCGATATCAAAACCCAAGTAACGATGGATTACGGTTGCAAAGATAATTTTGAAACCTGCAATCCCCAAGCAATCCACACTATCGTCGTTTCCGCCCCGTGCGTCAATACGATGAATATCGAGCAGGTACGCGAACTGATCATGGAATTGATCCTAGATACGGGATTGCCGACCAATCTGTTTGATCCCAAAGAGTGCATCATCCATATCAATCCGACAGGCAAATACGTCTCCCACTCAAGTCTGCATGACAGTGGCTTGACCGGACGCAAACTGATCGTTGACAGTTTCGGCGGATATGCTCCGATCGGCGGCGGTGCTCAAAGTTCCAAAGACTATACGAAAGTTGACCGCTCAGGCTTGTATGCCGGACGCTGGATTGCCAAACATATCGTGGCGGCGGGACTTGCCAAAAAAGCAATCGTACAGATCAGCTATGCTATCGGAGTTGCAAAACCGACTTCTGTTGCCGTTGATACCTGCGGCACCTGCATTGAAGGATTGAACGATGATATCCTCTCATCGTTCGTACATGACAATTTTGCCCTTACACCTAACTGGATCACCCGAAAATTTGATCTTGACCATCCGAGCGAAGAGACATTTCTCTATGCCGATGTCGCCAGCCGCGGTCAGGTAGGACAAAGCGATTACCCGTGGGAAAAACTGGACGAAATAGATAAATTTAAGGCAATAAAAACATGA
- a CDS encoding acyltransferase, translating into MFEFLSLITKKRYWKLHSFMIKIILRFYGIKTGKGFYCEGIPHLKIGGKAEFIQIGDNVSIFGNIDLRNRENGKIIIEDNVSFDHDVRLVSAREGTIRIGSGSAIGPYTIMNGGGSILIGQKCLFAKSISINANDHQFEKSSCIRDQGFTYGDIVIEDDVWLGANVCINKGVKIQKGSIIGANAVVTKNTEEYSINAGVPSRMIGMRT; encoded by the coding sequence ATGTTTGAATTTCTATCCCTCATTACCAAAAAACGGTACTGGAAACTCCACAGTTTCATGATTAAAATCATTCTAAGATTTTACGGGATCAAAACCGGCAAAGGGTTTTACTGCGAAGGGATCCCCCATCTGAAGATAGGGGGAAAAGCCGAATTTATCCAAATCGGCGATAATGTTTCGATTTTCGGAAACATTGACCTCCGCAACCGGGAAAATGGGAAAATCATCATTGAAGACAACGTCTCGTTCGATCACGACGTACGGCTGGTATCCGCACGTGAGGGGACGATCCGAATCGGTTCAGGTTCTGCCATCGGCCCGTACACGATTATGAACGGGGGAGGGAGCATTCTCATCGGCCAAAAATGCCTTTTTGCCAAAAGCATCTCGATCAACGCCAATGACCATCAGTTTGAAAAAAGCAGCTGTATCCGTGATCAAGGGTTTACCTATGGGGACATTGTCATAGAAGACGACGTGTGGCTCGGTGCCAATGTCTGCATAAACAAAGGGGTTAAGATTCAAAAAGGGTCTATCATCGGTGCCAATGCCGTTGTAACCAAAAACACCGAAGAATACAGTATCAATGCCGGGGTCCCCTCCCGAATGATTGGCATGCGAACATGA
- a CDS encoding nucleotide sugar dehydrogenase, with product MKIAIIGLGYVGLPLAHAFSEKYSVVGFDINQTRIDELKSGYDRTLELNSSQLQEAFERDLYLTTSIDDIKDCTIFIITVPTPIDHYKKPNLTPLLKATETVGKLLKRNDIVIYESTVYPGCTEEDCVPILEKTSGLKFNHDFFCGYSPERINPGDKEHTVTKILKVTSGSTPEIGERINNLYASVITAGTHLAPTIKVAEAAKVIENAQRDVNISFVNELAVMFDKMGIDTQDVLAAAGTKWNFLKFKPGLVGGHCIGVDPYYLVHKAESIGYFPQVILSGRRINENMGIFVANKVIKLMIKKGLKIEGSKVLVLGITFKENCPDIRNSRVVDVVEELREFGCIVDISDPWANAKEVKEEYNFNLLDHQKLELDAYDAIILAVAHNEYKTIPLQNTNQVIFDIKGVLDKADGRL from the coding sequence ATGAAAATTGCAATTATCGGATTGGGATATGTTGGATTGCCGTTAGCACACGCTTTTTCAGAAAAATATTCTGTTGTAGGTTTTGATATTAATCAAACACGTATCGATGAACTTAAAAGTGGATATGATCGAACATTGGAACTTAATTCCTCTCAGTTGCAAGAAGCTTTTGAAAGAGATCTATATTTAACCACATCCATTGATGATATTAAAGATTGCACAATTTTTATCATAACCGTTCCAACTCCAATCGATCATTATAAAAAACCCAACTTGACTCCCTTGTTAAAAGCCACGGAAACTGTCGGAAAGTTACTAAAAAGAAATGATATCGTTATTTATGAGAGTACGGTTTACCCCGGATGTACCGAGGAAGATTGCGTACCAATTCTTGAAAAAACTTCCGGATTAAAATTCAATCACGATTTTTTTTGCGGCTACTCGCCTGAACGAATTAATCCGGGGGATAAAGAGCATACCGTTACCAAAATTCTTAAAGTTACAAGCGGAAGTACACCAGAAATCGGAGAAAGAATCAACAACTTGTATGCAAGTGTGATCACTGCCGGGACGCATTTAGCGCCGACCATAAAAGTTGCCGAAGCCGCAAAGGTTATTGAAAATGCTCAACGGGACGTCAATATCTCATTTGTCAATGAGCTTGCAGTCATGTTTGATAAAATGGGGATTGATACACAAGATGTGTTGGCCGCAGCTGGAACAAAATGGAATTTTTTAAAATTCAAACCAGGTCTTGTCGGCGGCCACTGCATTGGAGTGGATCCATATTATCTCGTTCATAAAGCGGAAAGTATCGGCTATTTCCCACAGGTCATCTTATCTGGGCGACGAATTAATGAAAACATGGGTATTTTTGTAGCCAATAAAGTTATAAAACTAATGATCAAAAAAGGGCTCAAAATTGAAGGCTCAAAAGTATTAGTCTTGGGGATAACCTTTAAAGAGAATTGTCCGGATATCCGTAATAGCAGGGTTGTAGACGTTGTAGAAGAATTACGTGAATTTGGTTGTATTGTAGATATCAGCGATCCATGGGCAAATGCAAAAGAAGTTAAAGAGGAATACAATTTTAATTTACTTGATCATCAAAAATTAGAATTAGATGCTTATGATGCCATTATCCTAGCTGTTGCACATAACGAATACAAAACGATCCCCCTTCAAAACACCAATCAAGTCATTTTTGATATTAAAGGAGTTTTGGACAAAGCAGATGGAAGATTGTAA
- a CDS encoding cytidylyltransferase domain-containing protein, producing the protein MRKAILIQSRLSSSRFPKKMVQKLGDRTLVEYVYQRCLQSEIADQVIVITSTDTSDDELYNLCNEKNIPVCRGSLNDVLKRYIDCAVHAQATIVCRVCGDSPFVDMDAIDQGFKLFDSDKTLEYVSTENSLNGFMSEIIRVDVLQRIHSFQLNDSDKEHVTKYIRDNKEKFSTFLLNLDLCPIHLKNYTLTIDYENDLKIANFIINHLKCVSFKSSDIIEILNKIEG; encoded by the coding sequence TTGAGAAAAGCGATATTAATTCAGTCTCGACTTTCATCTTCCAGATTTCCCAAAAAAATGGTACAGAAGCTTGGGGATCGTACGTTAGTCGAATATGTTTATCAAAGATGCTTACAATCTGAAATCGCGGATCAAGTTATAGTAATTACATCAACCGACACATCCGATGATGAACTTTATAATTTATGCAATGAAAAAAACATTCCTGTCTGCAGAGGCAGTTTAAACGATGTATTAAAACGATACATCGATTGTGCCGTTCATGCTCAAGCAACTATTGTCTGCAGAGTCTGTGGTGATTCACCCTTCGTAGATATGGATGCAATAGATCAAGGTTTTAAACTTTTTGATTCTGATAAAACGTTGGAATATGTATCAACTGAAAATAGTTTAAATGGATTCATGTCAGAAATTATCCGTGTCGACGTATTACAGCGTATCCATTCTTTTCAATTAAATGATAGTGACAAAGAGCATGTAACAAAGTATATTCGAGACAACAAAGAAAAATTTTCTACCTTTTTATTAAACCTTGACTTATGTCCGATCCACTTAAAAAATTATACGTTGACAATTGATTACGAAAACGATCTAAAAATCGCGAATTTTATAATAAATCATTTAAAGTGTGTTTCTTTTAAATCAAGTGATATAATTGAGATATTAAATAAAATAGAAGGATGA
- a CDS encoding radical SAM/SPASM domain-containing protein, producing the protein MNYYAPNFPHRVEIELVSDCNLKCTYCPRHFVNELTGYMKFELFEKIITELTPKPETVLVLHRRGESMLHPRFSDMLNLVAGKFKEVQMATNATVLHPDKFDAIVNGLDFLSFSLDTPHNFNKTRLPADYDKVEKKILAFLEYNQGRVNTQASMVKTESTPPEDCDLFLNIWKDRVDRVRIYEAHSEDGNFGSLKNPRTPRKPCVMPIYDMLIYDDGRTARCNHDWDSDGMGNVNTHTIHEIWHNEKYTELRRQHANVGQCPISDAVCSKCDSWYPEIGNQDTGSVVENEKK; encoded by the coding sequence TTGAATTATTATGCACCCAATTTTCCGCATCGGGTTGAAATTGAATTAGTAAGTGATTGCAATTTAAAGTGCACCTATTGTCCGAGACACTTTGTCAACGAGTTGACCGGCTACATGAAATTCGAACTGTTTGAAAAAATCATTACCGAATTGACTCCGAAACCTGAGACTGTTTTGGTTCTTCATCGACGGGGAGAGAGTATGCTTCACCCTCGTTTCAGCGACATGCTGAATCTCGTTGCGGGAAAATTTAAAGAGGTCCAAATGGCCACAAATGCAACGGTGCTGCATCCGGATAAATTCGATGCCATCGTCAACGGTTTGGATTTTTTATCTTTCAGCCTCGATACTCCCCACAATTTTAATAAAACCAGGCTGCCTGCAGATTATGACAAAGTAGAGAAAAAAATTCTTGCATTTTTGGAATACAATCAAGGACGGGTGAACACTCAGGCTTCTATGGTCAAAACAGAGTCGACGCCACCTGAAGACTGTGACCTTTTTTTGAATATCTGGAAAGACAGGGTCGATCGAGTACGTATCTACGAAGCGCATTCGGAAGACGGGAACTTTGGGTCATTAAAAAATCCTCGAACACCCAGAAAGCCGTGCGTAATGCCCATTTACGACATGCTCATTTACGATGACGGCAGAACGGCCCGATGCAACCACGACTGGGACAGCGACGGGATGGGGAATGTCAATACCCACACTATTCACGAAATTTGGCATAACGAAAAATACACCGAACTTCGGCGGCAACATGCCAATGTCGGACAATGTCCTATATCGGATGCAGTCTGCAGCAAATGTGATAGCTGGTATCCCGAAATCGGCAATCAAGATACCGGAAGCGTGGTGGAAAATGAAAAGAAATGA
- the asnB gene encoding asparagine synthase (glutamine-hydrolyzing) produces the protein MCGVFGIIGHYSPHKAREALKTLQHRGRDYCGVVEQNTLFLAHQRLSITDVHPRSHQPMRRDKLLISFNGEIYNHARLREQLTGLKWETSSDTEVVLAAYERWGIRCVEYLEGMFAFALIDGDKCYLVRDRFGKKPLFYHQSNEAFVFGSEIKAIKPFLSSVYMNDEALHSYLSFLAPTPPHTFYKGIEKLESGEWLCAEQGKITKHRYYNLLDTPDSSITGNSDALYRIEEELHRAIAVRLDTEVPIAALLSGGLDSAMICAIAARQGKKLPVFTLGYNEYDAYDERKNAAMTAKYLGLDHTEVIISQNDFDEHLDELLTHMDEPLNDPAALPLYLLMKKIGAEGYKVVLSGEGSDELFLGYRQYFEYLDIEKAASLHHKNWLKKYFHSHFSMNREWEWYKRIFDDTLLFRTSGDKFTDLQQNKLFRRNVRDNESLRFLESYRRMFEQSAHEHPSVWYSMIDLKLFVGEHFLTKLDRVSMAHTIEARTPFLDHILAETVLSVDPSLRIGNGGTKPLLKQIARNYLSDEIITRKKKGFANPYMEWLIASGRIELIREVNDKTGLFYPEEIDNYIDMARRGKFKQHVWGLYVLSHWIKRELL, from the coding sequence GTGTGCGGCGTATTCGGAATTATCGGTCATTATTCTCCTCACAAAGCACGCGAAGCTCTAAAAACCTTGCAGCATCGCGGCAGGGATTATTGCGGAGTTGTTGAACAAAATACCCTTTTTTTAGCCCATCAGCGCCTCTCCATAACGGATGTTCATCCCCGTTCCCATCAACCGATGCGCCGAGACAAACTGCTTATCAGCTTTAACGGGGAAATTTACAATCATGCCAGGCTGAGAGAGCAGCTAACCGGTTTAAAATGGGAAACGTCCAGTGATACGGAAGTCGTATTGGCGGCGTATGAGCGATGGGGAATACGGTGCGTCGAGTATCTTGAAGGGATGTTTGCATTTGCGTTGATAGACGGTGATAAGTGCTATCTGGTTCGGGATCGCTTCGGCAAAAAACCGCTTTTCTATCATCAAAGCAATGAAGCGTTTGTGTTCGGTTCGGAGATCAAAGCGATTAAACCGTTTTTATCTTCCGTTTACATGAATGATGAAGCACTCCATTCGTATCTCTCTTTTTTGGCTCCGACTCCTCCCCACACGTTTTATAAAGGGATAGAAAAATTGGAGAGCGGGGAGTGGCTCTGCGCAGAGCAGGGGAAAATTACCAAACACCGTTATTATAATCTGCTCGATACTCCGGATTCATCTATTACCGGAAATTCTGATGCATTGTACAGGATCGAAGAGGAGCTTCATCGAGCTATTGCCGTACGTCTGGATACCGAAGTCCCGATAGCGGCTTTGCTTTCCGGCGGACTGGACAGCGCGATGATTTGCGCAATAGCGGCACGTCAGGGGAAAAAGCTTCCCGTCTTTACGCTGGGCTACAATGAGTACGATGCGTATGACGAACGTAAAAATGCCGCAATGACGGCAAAGTATTTGGGACTTGATCACACCGAAGTGATTATTTCGCAAAACGATTTCGATGAGCATCTAGATGAACTTTTAACCCATATGGACGAACCGTTGAATGATCCCGCAGCGCTGCCGCTTTATCTGCTCATGAAAAAAATCGGCGCGGAGGGGTACAAAGTCGTTCTCAGCGGAGAGGGGAGTGACGAACTGTTTTTGGGATATCGTCAGTACTTCGAATATCTTGATATTGAAAAAGCGGCTTCTTTGCATCATAAAAACTGGCTCAAAAAATATTTTCACAGCCATTTTTCGATGAACCGGGAGTGGGAGTGGTACAAGCGTATCTTTGACGATACGCTGCTGTTTCGTACCTCTGGGGACAAATTTACCGATTTGCAGCAAAACAAACTTTTCCGCCGTAATGTCCGCGATAATGAATCATTGCGTTTTTTGGAGAGCTATCGCCGAATGTTCGAGCAAAGCGCTCATGAACACCCGAGTGTTTGGTACAGTATGATTGATTTGAAGCTTTTTGTCGGAGAACATTTTCTAACCAAGCTGGATCGGGTCTCTATGGCCCATACGATTGAGGCGCGTACACCGTTTTTGGATCACATTCTGGCAGAGACGGTGCTATCGGTTGACCCGTCTTTAAGAATCGGCAACGGGGGGACAAAACCGCTCCTCAAACAAATCGCCCGAAATTATCTCAGCGATGAGATCATCACTCGGAAGAAAAAAGGGTTTGCCAATCCGTACATGGAGTGGCTGATTGCGTCGGGAAGAATAGAACTGATTCGTGAAGTCAATGATAAAACGGGGCTTTTTTATCCGGAAGAGATAGATAATTATATTGATATGGCACGCCGAGGA
- a CDS encoding DegT/DnrJ/EryC1/StrS family aminotransferase, translating to MKRNDFLPLAKPYISEDELAAANEVLRSGWWTTGPKVTEFEAALSDYLCEGDPVYAVGLNSCTAALHLALLACGIGKDDEVIVPTWTFAATAHVVEWVGAKAVLCDIEGNSLNIDLKKAEQLITDKTKAIMPVHIAGFPCDMEGIASLAKKYDLKVIEDAAHAIGTEYKGEKIGNFSDVTCFSFYATKNLAMGEGGAAVSKDKEIIEKIRKLGYFGINKEAFKRYEKAGNWRYDIEEMGYKCNLDSVHAAIGIEQLKKLDTLNARRRELAALYKKHLSQKIGFTLDSSEHYHTYHLFPILLPEGVERDVFIQAMKEENIGTSVHFIPLHLHSYYAAKNPHATFETADAIFARIVSIPMFPSMSDEDAHYVIAKVNAFLGE from the coding sequence ATGAAAAGAAATGATTTTTTGCCTTTGGCAAAACCCTACATCTCCGAAGATGAACTGGCGGCGGCCAATGAAGTGCTCCGGAGTGGCTGGTGGACGACAGGGCCGAAAGTCACTGAATTTGAAGCGGCTTTATCCGATTATCTGTGCGAAGGCGATCCTGTGTATGCGGTGGGACTCAATTCCTGTACCGCAGCGCTCCATCTTGCCCTTTTAGCCTGCGGAATCGGAAAAGACGACGAAGTCATCGTTCCGACATGGACATTCGCTGCGACGGCGCATGTGGTCGAGTGGGTCGGCGCGAAAGCGGTATTGTGCGATATCGAAGGGAACAGTCTCAATATCGACCTCAAAAAAGCCGAACAACTGATCACCGACAAAACGAAAGCGATTATGCCGGTGCACATTGCCGGGTTCCCCTGCGATATGGAAGGGATAGCATCTCTGGCCAAAAAATACGATTTAAAAGTGATCGAAGATGCCGCGCACGCTATCGGAACCGAATATAAGGGAGAAAAAATCGGTAATTTTTCAGATGTTACCTGCTTTAGCTTTTATGCAACCAAAAACCTTGCGATGGGAGAAGGAGGAGCCGCCGTCTCCAAAGATAAAGAGATCATCGAAAAGATACGGAAACTTGGCTATTTCGGCATTAACAAAGAGGCTTTCAAACGGTATGAAAAAGCCGGAAACTGGCGATACGATATCGAGGAGATGGGATACAAATGCAATCTTGACAGCGTCCATGCCGCAATCGGCATAGAGCAGCTTAAAAAGCTCGATACCCTCAACGCCAGAAGAAGAGAGCTTGCGGCGCTCTATAAAAAGCATCTGAGCCAAAAAATCGGCTTTACGCTCGATTCGTCCGAACATTACCACACCTACCACCTTTTCCCGATTCTGCTTCCGGAAGGGGTTGAAAGAGATGTTTTTATTCAGGCAATGAAAGAAGAAAACATCGGAACCAGCGTCCATTTCATTCCTCTCCATCTGCACAGCTATTATGCGGCAAAAAATCCGCATGCTACATTCGAAACAGCCGATGCGATTTTTGCCCGGATCGTCTCTATCCCGATGTTTCCGTCTATGAGTGATGAAGATGCCCATTATGTCATAGCCAAAGTCAACGCATTTTTGGGAGAATGA
- a CDS encoding UDP binding domain-containing protein: MNKFTEKLYATKTVSVWGIGYLGYTSVLRLQSKGFFVNCATLEKDVRHDIQNGRYPYEYMKQTWSLNNDIPKIDIQQIAFPENYDTMFDSNLHIIALPGFKNSGKPETYARLIEIFSQHIDKLHHSLILFQSAEKAGTIKKHFIDPLKKAGAECYFASAFRSDWSIEEFLLGNETRMLGANDKKSLEIASQVFTMMEIDFDTLGGIEEAEVYENGKNCLHYTTQAFFTQLSLGYPHIDINDVSAKIAKNFAVSPKKSGLNLLNHKNILHINHMLAGQRGEYLSIIQETQAVNMNAALFYADILKNYQVASITILGLSVEGARKDIRASVSILLAEYLHNLDVEIFIHDPYFTEQEIQELLPFAKPYRLDAKKEKGAEAYILMSSNPAYNRLTQRDIEKNAIFHAKIIIDSIGIFKHFSFSSQTIYHQVGDGGLKALIK; the protein is encoded by the coding sequence ATGAATAAGTTTACAGAAAAGCTCTATGCGACAAAAACCGTTTCGGTATGGGGGATAGGTTATCTGGGCTATACCTCTGTTTTAAGGCTCCAGTCAAAAGGTTTTTTTGTAAACTGCGCAACGTTGGAAAAAGATGTCCGGCACGATATTCAAAACGGCCGATATCCTTACGAATATATGAAGCAGACCTGGTCGCTTAACAACGACATCCCGAAAATAGATATCCAGCAAATCGCTTTTCCTGAAAATTATGATACGATGTTTGATTCCAACCTTCATATCATCGCTTTACCGGGCTTTAAAAACTCCGGAAAACCTGAAACATATGCACGCCTAATCGAGATTTTTAGCCAACATATCGATAAACTGCACCATTCCCTCATCCTTTTTCAATCCGCTGAAAAAGCGGGAACGATCAAAAAACATTTCATCGATCCGCTCAAAAAAGCAGGGGCAGAATGCTATTTCGCATCCGCTTTCAGAAGCGATTGGAGCATAGAAGAGTTTTTGCTCGGAAATGAAACTCGAATGCTCGGAGCCAACGACAAAAAATCGTTAGAGATCGCTTCACAAGTTTTTACGATGATGGAGATTGATTTTGACACTCTTGGAGGGATTGAAGAAGCCGAAGTGTATGAAAACGGCAAAAACTGTTTGCATTATACGACGCAGGCTTTTTTCACGCAGCTCTCCTTGGGTTATCCCCATATCGATATCAATGACGTATCCGCAAAGATCGCCAAGAATTTTGCCGTATCGCCTAAAAAAAGCGGGTTGAACCTTTTAAATCATAAAAATATACTGCATATCAACCATATGCTTGCCGGACAGAGGGGAGAATACCTCTCCATCATCCAGGAAACGCAAGCGGTCAATATGAATGCCGCTCTCTTTTACGCCGATATTTTGAAAAATTATCAGGTCGCTTCCATAACCATTCTGGGGCTTTCCGTCGAAGGAGCCAGAAAAGATATCAGAGCTTCCGTCTCTATCTTGCTCGCCGAATATCTCCATAACCTGGATGTAGAAATTTTCATCCATGATCCCTATTTTACAGAGCAGGAAATCCAAGAGCTTCTCCCGTTTGCCAAACCGTACCGGCTGGATGCCAAAAAGGAAAAAGGGGCTGAAGCGTACATCCTCATGAGTTCCAATCCAGCGTATAACCGTCTGACACAGCGCGATATAGAAAAAAATGCGATCTTCCATGCCAAAATCATCATCGACAGTATTGGTATCTTTAAACATTTCTCTTTTTCTTCTCAAACCATCTATCATCAAGTCGGGGACGGCGGACTAAAGGCATTGATCAAATAA